The genomic DNA TGCCTTTGATGTGGGTTACACAACCTACTTTTAATCCCAGCCATTATCTTCTCTGTCCGGTAGTCATCAACCATTACATTTGAAGTTTACATGGCAGGAACTTGTATTAGAAAGCGTTGTACACTGCTCAGCGCACTAGGAGGGCGTTGCAATGAAATAGTTATATTCAGTGGTGTTTttgtagggaaaaaaaaaaagatgccaaAACCATAAGCAAAGAAAGGTGAATTTATATCTAAACTACCATATTCAGCTTTAAATAAAGGAAGTGTGGTAGAAAAAGCATTCATCGCTCTCTTCCAGTTAGTATTTCAGACCCAGTCCTAATAATGTTTCAATCACTGTATGGATTTTCTTGTTGATAATGAAATGTATAGAATCTCCATGAACTGAAGTCCCTTCTGCAGCTTGCTATCACCGCATCAAGCAAGGCCCAGCGATGACATCCATTGGAATAAATGAATTATAACGAGAAGGAGCCTTGCGCTTTTCGAGAGCTGTGTCGTAAATGCAAGAGATTTGTGAGAAATAAGGGGTCAAAATTGTACAAATTAAAAAAATCGGACAGGGTCAAAACTTTACAATGAtataggctacgcttatagtgccggcgacgtcaggctaaggtcgctggaaaaatcaaattgagatgacttccagcgatcgcgaccaatccgtcgctccgtcgcatcacgcttactataagcgcacgcaacggcggcaatgcatttgtattGACGCGACagcgcatcgccggcactataagcgcagccttccTCGCGTCGAACAGGCAGCACCGGGTCGGAAAAGAACATTGTAAGAGATCCGTAACGTATTGGACGGACGCGCGTGAAGTTTATATGTAGATGGGCGAGGTTGCAAAAAGATGTCGTTAAACCCTCGCCATATATTAATGATCGCTTGTCGGTTGCAAACACCCTGCACAGTTTATCTTGCACAACACCTTGTTCCTCTGTGTGCACTTCTATCACACAATACAGAAGAGATCTGAAAGCGTTGTTCACAATCATTTCAACTATGCAGCACTCTGACACCTGAGGAAGGGGAATCCGCCCCCAAAACGTGGTGCTTTTTGTGTCATTTAGTGGAGAGAACAACAGAGAGGCTAGGGGTTTCTGCCCACCCAGCCTCTCTGTATATGTGGGCAGGGTGGCACCTGATAAAGGAGGGGATTGCATGCAATAGccatagagagagaggaggaggagggacatgTACCGTGCATAGCAGGGAGGTAACTAAAGGATTTACTTTGGGTCCAGAGACTCAGCACAGATCAGCTCCAgccacctccctgccctttcaTCTGTAGTAATGAAAGCGCTCCGGGCAATAGCAAGCACACGACCATGGGGAGCTGGCGCCAGCGATGGCAGGTAGTGTCTCAGAGTTGGCTGCGCCCAGGTTGGATGGCAGTTCTGCTGGTGAGTTGCTGAGTTACTGTAGCTGTTTGCTCTGCCTCACTGCAATACACTGCGGGGCGCAGAAAGGGATGAGCTTAGATCTTCACAAGAGACACTCTCTGATAATACATACATGTCATTATTACATTCAGGGCAGGAAGGCAGCAGGCTTAGTCATTGTTATGCATTCTTCATGGGTTATTATGTATCCCAATCCGATCCTATGCATAGAAATAATTACATACTGTGTGGTAATGGGAGGGAGATATTTGCATGCGTTGTGGACCCCTGGTTAATAACCGTTCTAATCATGTTCAttaagagaagcagagagagcatTGAAAATGTTATTACATGAAAATTAAGCTTCATTATGTTCTGGTTAATTGGATTAAGCAACATGCAACCTTTCTACAACCCTTTGTCCAAGCTCTACTGAACCTTTTCTTTAGATACATGATAATATTGTAATGTTCAGTGAAACCACAGCTAAATATCGTCCCAGAAAGTTATTTATACTGTTGTAAGTGCCTTGCTCATTCTGTAAGTCCtgtaaaccaggggtgctcaactccggtcctGAAGACCCCCCAaacatcaggttttcaggatttccctgcttcagtacaggtggctcagtcagaggctcaactgagccacctgtgctgaagcagggactgattgagcaacctgtgctgaagcagggactcattgagccacgtgctgaagcagggactcattgagccacctgtgctgaagcagggactcattgagccacatgtgctgaagccaggactgattgagcaacctgtgctgaagcagggactccttgagcaacctgtgctgaagcaggagttgagcacccctgacataAAACATGGGGCAATTCAGATTTGACATGCGATATTTAATATTCTTACAAGCGTTTATGTTTACCCAGTGACAAACGTGAATTCACTTTGCCAACCAGGATTCACCGGCCcatagagctcacaatctatgaggCGTAGCTGGAGATACAGCAGGACAATAGGAGTACACGTTAATACATACACGAACGATAGCAGTGTAACATGGCTATAAGCAAAAGAGGGATTGTTTCAACTGAAACTTACTGTAGTCAGCACAGACTGACACAAGCACACTGGAGAAGCAGTGACTCCCTGAGTGAGGGCACTGACTCTGAAGGGGACCCGGGTTCAATTCCCTCCTTGTGACCGTAGCCAAatcacttaatctccctgtgcctcaggcaccaaaaacatagattgtaagctcatctgggcagagaATGCGTCTGTAACGTTCCTATGTGCTGCTCaacgcgcgctgtactgtaactgtgatgcgctgtgagtcccattgggagaaaagcgctatatgaaataaacttATTATTATACGCAGGAAACCTGAATCACGAAGCTCTGCAGCTGCCACTGTTGAAAGGTGTACGCTGCATTTATCTTGTGGAAAGGGAACGACCCCTGTTaaaataaattcttttttttctGCGAAAAAAGAAGTGGGAAGTTTGGCCTTTGAACACATAAAATCCGTCGTATTGTTCTGTAGTCTGGCTACAAACCAGGAACTAACACAGAGAGAAGAGATGAAGCCAATTATTATACTTTCGCCTCTGGCTCTAATGCAGAAACCAACACAGAAAGAACAGACACAGACAGTTCTTTGTTGAATACATGTTGACGTTTCAGAGACAGAATGCAGCGCGGGGACCTTTGTCcgaaatagaaaaataatttgGACTCATAAaggattattcattaaactgcgaagAATGGGAGGCGGTATCGCCCAGAAACCCCAATGAATCAGTCCACACTATGACAGTTTCGGGGATAACCCCCATGGAAACAATGTGCCCAACAGGAGTGCAGTTTGTGCTATAGTTTTAATCCCTATCCCCTGGGATGACCTGCTGCCTTTCAAAGATTAGCAATACATATTAGATAGGTAAACAGATTGATATACAACAATGTACTGGAAGGTGGCTTATGCCATAGCACCGCTTagggataatgtgtgtgtgtgatggatggCCACCTGTGGATACAAAAGAAGAGCCATATAAGGAGTAAGCGGGATAATGGTCTGTAACTTGCTTTATGGCATATCCCCACTTGGGAAATAAGGCCCAGAGGTTATATgtagcagagagaaagaaaatcaGTGGCAAACAGAGATAATGTAAATGTACATTtgttgtgggataaagggatagAGTAAGTTGCTGCCTGTTTCATATatatggagagggagggaggggagagagggggagagattggGAGGCGGGGTAGAATGAGAaggggggtaagagaggggggaaagagggaggggagagagagagggaggaaggggggagagagaggaggagagacaggggagagagggaagggggaaagaaggagggaagggggagagagggagggaagggggagagatagggaagagaggggggagagagagggaggtggagatgGAAGGAtcggggaagggagggggtagggagaggaaggggagagggaggggagagagagggagtactATTTTGAGACAATTTACTCGTAATTTATTTAATCCACCAAAGTTTACTTTGGTGTACTAGCTACATGCATTGCTTCTTCCTAATTATTAACTATTTTCATGTATTATTAACGCAAGGTTACATTGGTCTTTTGTCAGATACTGATGGGGGTGCTTCTGCAATATGCAGAATCTATGATGCTTTCCCCGTACTGCTTATTATACAAAATATGCACATAATGACATTATCCTCAAATACAATGTGTTACTGTTACACTTACAGCTGCATTAGACAAGCAGAAACATAATGGAAGCAATTAATATTTCAACAAGTGGCACATTCACGCCTTGATCACGGTGCCATTATGTGGGTAGAAAACAATGAAATATTAAACACTAATTCCTAATGGGGTCAGACCAAAAGCGTGTGTTTCTTGCAAATTCTCCAAGATCACTTAAACCATTAAACATTTCCTGTCTTGTTTAGGTCTCACTAAACAAAAATGGCTTGGGTTCTACTAAGGCCCAGAGCCACGAAAGGACGCTAAGCTTTATATATTGACACCCTTTTGCGCATCTGGATTAGCTAGTGATCACTATGGAGGGACACTTTGAAGAAGGACCCAGGTGAACCCTGGATTGTGCAGGAAATGCACCTGCTTTGTTCTGTAGCTCATCTCTCCCACTTCACAGGAATGAGCCCCAAAGTGCAGAAGGAAGGGAGCGAGCGGGGTAGGTATGGATGCAGGAAGAAGGACAATGCAGAGTAGTTTCTGGTAAAGAAACAGCATTTGGATGTAGGTTGGGTGAGTGGAGTAGTCTTCTGAAACGGGCAGTAGCACTGTAGTGAGACATAGGTGTTGCAGAGAAATGTGAGTGGTGCATTATGCAGTATTAGGTTGACTCCTCCGGTATTACACGGAAAACACATGTATAGAATAGAAAATGACGACAACGCCATAACTGGATTGGTCACACTGGACATCTAATACACGTAAGACTAGTGATACTTGCCCCACTCACTCTTCTTCAAAGACATGCCCTTGACCTCCATGGTTCCGCAGAGGCCTGTTATAGTTTCTTTGGTAGGAATGGGTTGAGGGCATCCTCAATAATATGCTTTTCTAAGTCCAGCTGGTACTCTAAGTTGCCCCCACACTTTAGACACACTCAAGCATCTTGGGGGGCTCTTCTACTGCTAGTTTCTCTTTTTCCTTCATCcacgtcactgccagaggggacCGCAATTGCGTTGCAGGCACCTTTGGCAGCGAAAGGGGTAAATATTAACACGCAATATTCCAGTATTGCAATAAACAAATAGTAGCACGTGTTTAGGATCACCCAGTGCAGCATATTCTGTTCACAAGTGTGCAGTGCATCCATGGAACAATGTTCGTGGGATAGAAAAGTCCAAAACAGACCAAAGTTCAGTAAATACGTGTTTATCTAACTCAAACGGTTGTCCATGCACCTGCACCGAAGTCACTCCTGTTTCACTGCAGGTAGCTCTCTCCTCTAGTCTGGGCATTTTCTATCAGTACCGCAAAATGTAATGATGTTGTGCCTCCAAACAATTAATATTAACGTGATCCGCAATATGGAAACATTTGTGATCTGACTGTTGCATTGGAAACCTAGAGTTAACGTCATGCTTCCTCCACACTGTATCATCTCTACCATCAGGACTGATGACTTATTGACAACCTCTGAAATAGCGTTGCCAAATGAATAGCTATAGACATTCATACTCCAACCAACATTTGAGAATAaactgtataggattttccatATGTGTGTGACTTGTCATAACCTTTTCATCACCCAACAAATATTTCTTCTTTGTTTTAGGTCATGATTGGCTCTTGTTTAATGTACCCAGTATTGGAAAGCATTTGCTCTCAGATTCACTCAACACTTACTGGGAGTTACATTTCAGGGACCCATTCTGTTGCTTTCATCAACTGCCCCAATGAACAAATTGCTAAAGAAATTGCCAGGTATAGTACAGAGCAGTGATGAAGTGGAGTGTGAATAATTCAAGCAGATCTTGGATGGTATAATCATTGACATATTTTATTTATACGGGCTATATTGCTGCATTATTAGTATTGTTAACGTATTCATTTCCAGTCTCCAAATGATTTGCTGTTGTATGCCTGAGGTCAAGGAACACAGTTATGTCCTCTCTTGAGACACAATCAACAGGGCTTTTTAAAGTCTTGAAGGTTCATGAACAACACTTATGTACACCTCAATATGCCAATAATCTATAGGGGGGTTCTTGGGTTTTCTACTTTCTTTTAGTTTGTTCATTTAGTCTGAGTGAGATTTGATACAATCCATCTCCTTCACTCCCTTCAGTAGTAGTATAAGATTCATCCAGGCAGAGCAGCAGTAATGGATATGGTAACATTTACTGGGTAGTCTGCATTTGGAGGGTTGAGAGCAGACTCCTCCAGCCTAGCAGGGTATTTAAACCCTCTCCCTGTCTGGCCCTACTCCTGCTCTTTGCAATTTTGTCCCACGTTCCTCCATCACCTGCACTTGTGCTGGGAGAGGGTTTTCAGTGGTTAATCTTTATCTGCAACAAGTGAGCCCCTTAGAAAGCGGCCTGTCTCCGGGCCTTGTCAGCTGAACGACACGAAGCAGAGAGAAGGCAGCACTCAGGGTTATGTAGTTTTTTTCTCACGGAAAATAGAGACCTTCCAAGTCAATTCACTGAATAAGATTGTTGCCCTTTATGGGTTTGTAGCGTTGTGTTCCTGTTTGTATGAAGGACAAACATTGTTTCCACTGAATTGACTAAGAGCCTTCTCTCTACTTTGTTTTCATGATGTTGGGGTGTGACCACACAGCTTAGGCTAAGCACCTTTCAATATATTTACTATTTGTtgctacagcaaataaaaatatcacttgtgagcacattcgcatctCAGGCAGGTCTACAACCGtgctcttccccattatctcttagcatacaatgcttctacagaagctagggattctgggaaatgacatgaaaatgagcacacagtgtcacattttgcttcaaatccattttaacacggatccctataaacttatgcctgccgtattacacagcttttcagcacagcttgggttaaagaagtgcagagccagtaaccctactcacagacagctttttcgaccttgtgggtctcatcagtattTTGTTGCTCAAACTAACTTTGCTGCCTAGCGAAACCACTTACACATGTCATTGCTGTGTACATTTTGGTGACATGCTTGGAAGCAACCCTTTGAGGTTGGATGCACCAAATAATTGATAGTTTAGCAACCTGATTCATTCTAGAACTTGTATCCCTCCTTTGATTATCAAAACTGCGAAGTCCAGGATACATTAGTTTGAAGGAATAAAAAGCAAACAAAGGCCATCTTCATTTTGAGTCTGGTAACGGCAGTACGCTCTCTCTCACAGTAATTGTTATGAGATAATGGCAATAGGTCAGTTAATGTAAGGTACGATATGCAGGTTTTAGAACTTGAGTATTACAACTTGGAGGGTGATTGTTATTGTACAACATCGaattaataaacaatgaattTATCTAAAAGTTATATGAATCCTCCTACTGATGTTCAGCATTAAAAGATTTCTTGTTTACGTCATTTACAGTCTGATTTCTCTAGGGGCATTTTGGAGAAAAAGCTGGCTGCCAGTGTGAATATTATGCCAAAGACCTCATCGTTGTAAGTACGCCATTAACTTCTAAGGATAAATGATTAGCCGTGTTCAATCCACAACATGACCCTTGTAAGATACAAGCTACTTGCCGTGGAAACTGGATCCAAGGTGGAGATATTTGCAGATATTGTCTTTATATAAGGACCCCATGTGTAACAGAATATTAATATGACATCTCTTAATCCTTGTGTGTTGGCCTAACTGCCATAAAACCATCATTAGAATATAGAAGGCCACAACAAAACACCACTCGTGGAGTAGTAATTTTATTGACCCAATAAACATAATAAAAAGGTGCTTATTGTAAGTATTGTACTCAAAAAGAAATGCTTGAATCAGTGCCACATACTGGACAGCTGGGACACCCAGCCGGGCTCGGGTACGATTTTTATTTTCTCAGTTCCATTTGAGGGAAACTGCTGCTATGTATTGCAGGCTTCTTTGACACTCTGGGGTACACGTATTAGGGTACCAGTGCAGGTTATGGCAGCCGCTCCTGCCCATTCCAGTCAATGAGAACTTTaccggcacctgatgcctgtGTCAACTAggattggagagggggggggcagagaaacAATATTGCTATGAGCTGAATTTGTGGTCCTTGTTATATGCGTGTTGTATTATTTGGTTTCTTCACCTGTACTATTGTGTTTGAACAGGTATATTTGGAAAGGAGAAATAGAGGAGTCGACTGAAATACTCTTAGTAAGTTTGCTTTCTATTTACAACTTTTATTTTGTCTGCTCCTGAGGCTCTGTCAGATCTGTGATCCAGATCCTTTTTCAGAAGTTGCCCTGCGTAGAGTAGAAATATTCTGTTTGAACCCGTTCAGTGCAGGAGGCCCCTGCCAAGCCTCGCAGGGGAGCTGGGGCATTCCAAGGATTCCAATTCTGCAATTGCTCATTTCTTCATGTAATTAGGTCATGACTTACGAGCAGTACTTAGGCAATCAGCTGACAAGGATCTAGGTTAGCTgcatagggatccatgttaaaatggatttgaagcaaaaggtgacactgtgtgctcatttgcatgccatttcccagaatccctggctgcagtgaaagcacggTATGCtacgagataatggtgaaaagctgggttgcagacctgtctgagacatgtgaatatttttatttgatgtgtgctaaacagtgcaggtttttccccacttttttttccccatcataaCTTCtgcatacattaaaaatatatatattattatagagGGGTCATTCTTTTTGGTAAAGTAAATTGGAAGCTCATTAACCCTATGGCTGCTGGGTTGCATGGACGTCAGATGCTTCCTGCTCATCACACTTTATTTACAGTAAGTCTGGACTCTAAATCCGAGACTCATGTTGAAGTGGAGGTTACAAACTGAGCATTTGCCAACACATCCAAATGTTACCAggggtatatatttttaaatgaggCAGAGTTATGTGATCACTGGTCATGCTCATATGTAGGGCTCGCAGGCCTGGATTCActgaagcaggggtggccaaatccagttctcaaaggccaccaacaggtcaggtttgaattATAtccacaggtggcttaatcagtccctgcttcagcagaggtggctcaatcagtggctcagtcttagactgagccacctgtgctgaagcagggatatccttaaaacctcacccgttggtggcccttgaggactggagtttggtaCCCCTGCTCTAGAGAGTGTAAAGGTTGCATTTTCAAATCCTATAGAGATCTATTCAGCCTTTTGCCCCTCTCGGAGACCTGCAAAAATTGCTTTGCCAACTGTCTCAAGTGAAGAGCATTAATTGCCACTCTTGTCACAGATAAGGGAAAGTCAGTGTAAGATGTAAGACTATAGCAGGGACCTGGGACCTGGCAGGATGGTCTTTTTAATAGTATTATATTTGCATTTCTACTATTAAGGGGACAGtttgccatatttactaagtggtgctaagcaGGCACCTCACAGCCCATTTAAGTGAATGTTGTGTTGATTCCTTAGAACGTAACAATGCTTAGTAATAAAAATTGCGCAATGTCTGTTTTTAGGAATACTATTAAAACAATTCTGTCTGCCGTGAAAAGGTTACAGAAGCTTATTTGTATGTTGGTTCTTATCAGCACTAATCTAGCTTTACCCCACTCCTTGTTTTATTTTACAGGTAGTAAAGACAAAGAGTGCGAAGATATTGGAATTATGTGGTTATATCAGGTATGTACCTTCTGGTATATCTATCAATATATCTATCAATACCCATAGGCATTCCATGTCCAAACTATGCACGGTAATAGCATCCTCAAATAATTATTATATGCCCTCCAATAATAAAGGTTATTGTGGCCCCATTGTGGAATGTGTACATATTAGAGGCAGTCTTTAAAAACACATACTTctttaaactgcgatagtgccaatcagggcacAACTGTACGAATGCTCCCGTTGAGCAGGGAGTTTTTTTTAAGTCATTCGGTATACAACTGGAGCTACAATGATGCTTTTGTGAATAATGCCACCCTGTTATTGCTGAACTGGGTGTGTTACCCCACAACAAACCATGGTGAATAACCCCTTCAgactaataaataaaaaatatatactatggAAATAATGTTTACGGTCGCGTCACAtttcatttgtattatttttttttgtagattTGTTCATCCCTTCGAAATTCCCGATTTGATCAGTTTTCCAATTGATCGAGGAAACCCAGATTATTTTAAATGGATTGAAGAGGTCGTGTCGGAGAAATGAttccaactctgacgcgttttgtatTTTCCTAGTAAAAGGGAGTGAGATTTGCCTGCAGGAACATGTTCTATTACATCCCTATTCGTTCATTACAACAGAAGCCCCGATATTGTGGATGGTCTTAGGGGTCGAAAACGGCAGGTGTCACTGAATGCTTCATGAACTGGATTTTCACTCTTTGGAAGCGAAAGGCTGCAACTACACCCTCTGTCTAAAACCCCCTCTCCTTGAAATGATTACTGCCTGTCCAGGATCAACCAAGACACCTCCCTCTCGCCCTTTTCCAGCTCCTGGCCCCAGGATGGGCGCCAAAATGAATCCTGGTCCTATTGATATCACAGACTTAGACAAGGCCAATGATCCAAATTGCATTTTTGCCCCCCTAACGTTATCACTCTCTCTGCGTTAATGTAGTACAGACAATTTATTGTGCGATAGGATAACCAAGCTttattctgcatttttttttaaaaagggttGTCGCTATTTATTTTCTGAAAGTACAATTTCTGTGCTATTGTAAAATCTAATAAGTTATGCAATAACCACCAGAAGGTTAAAATATAAGCGGTGTGATTATATAATcaacaaaatataaattaaatTCTAATCTCATTTATTAAATTATAGGATGAAATGTAAAATTCTCTCTTTCAAGTGGCAAGTTACGAAAACATTTCTATATATTtgataatgatttttttttggttttaattagAATGTTTATGAGCTTTTCCTTTGAAAGAAGTTACAATAAACGTAATTTATTTTTCAAGGCCGTTTTCTTTAGCTGCTGGTTCATTTTACATCAACCCACTGGAGGACAATGTATTTATGACTCCATGGACACGGACTGGATAAGGACTAGATTTACTAATTGGTGTTAAACGGGAAACGTGGCCCATTGAAATGAGTGGGAAAGAAGGTTCCTTGGCAGTTATAGTAGCTTTGTTTATTAAATGTGTCATGACTTAGTCAGTTTGGAGTCTGGACTGTCACTATTTGCATCAAATCATTGTAACAAATTAGTGAATCATCGACCTTTCAAGTTTCCACTATCTCAGCTAAATCAACTGAGAGTCAAGAAAGCCCTGTGTAGTACAGAGGAGCGCACTCTTTTTCCCCGGCACCCCCCTGCTGGCTGTCCTGCTCTCTGCGtgcacccctccctcctccttaccgtggttcccggcgccatggcgacgcgtctccagatgccgacTGAGATgccggtttacagaggccttcgccacttccccggcacttaatttgagtgccttcgggaagcgtgcggggcctctgtaaacccccgacagttaatctcacgcccccccagtttgcgcaccgctggtgtagtACACACCACGTTCTCTGCCAACTACAGTGGTAGAATTGCTGGACatctctctattttttttttttttaagaatacaTTTGCATTAAGATATTTCACCAGGAAAGATGCATCCAGGTCTATCCTGAGGAAGCAGAGGAAGATTATGTGCTTTGCACCTGAACACTAATATAGGATTTGGCAGCGGTAGGAATTAAACACACCCGTGTATCTTTCTGTAATCTGTAACTAACGTGTGCAACAAGTGTTCCATTATTTCAAAGAAGAAATACGGGTTCTAAAGATGTTAGCATGTAATATCTAAGCCAGTGGGGTTTTTTCTTAACGAACCCTATAATTATGTACGCCCTCTGTTAGCTGTCAGGCATTACTATTGCTGAGGCCGGGGTCTGAGACCCTGTAAATAACTTACTGGGCCACCCATGGCTTTCGGTCGGAAGGCAGGAAGAATACAGACACAGTATGGGTGATACAATTAGTTTATTAATACCTTACTGACTGGCACCTTGTGATCCTCAGACGAGTATCACTACACACAGTACACAGGTTACTACACAACCCCCAATAACGCTGCGCGGGTGTAAGTCAGTGGTGTagtagccacccaatcctgggcaTGTTGGCTTATGAGGGTGACGGAACACCGTGGGAGCTCGTTGTGTACTGAACCTGTTGCGGGCTTGTTCTTCGAGAAGGTGCTTTGGTAGCACTGTGCTTTTATAGAAGTTGTGGGTCCCCTTCGGTGGCACTTGATCTCTCATCCACATCTGGAACGGCCGCTCTCTGCTCCTGATGCCATGTGCATTCTCTGCAGACCTCGACCGAACCGGATAGCACTCAAGTCCATGCAGATCTGATTCAACATGGCCGCCCCTCTTTTAAAAGGCTCTTCTCCATCTTAGTCCCTCCTCTTTCACAGTCATTATTATTGGCTACTGtcatgtccatcacagtcacatgtccagagcGCATTggaggaacctgctagggggcagCGAGTATctgagctcatcacacagggttACAGCattttctcttttccttcccctcacgtctctctctttctcccactcatatctctctcatcccctctccctgacctaGGCCCGCCCTCCTgaggaggctctgcagaggaagaaAGTATTCCAGGAGTAGCAAGTCAACCTATGAGACGTGATCGACTAAACAGAGGACAGGGTCCTGGTGAGTCCGCCAAGCCACTGTAGGCAGGATAATGATGAGGAGTCAGATCAGGATGAGGTATACCAAGGAGGGAGAATGTTATGGCACCTATCAAATATCATCCTCAAGAGGTGTCCCCAATGTGACCAGCAGGGCCACAGAGCAGAGAAAGATGTTATCATTGAGTTGGATCGCGAAGCAGAGGAGTTCACCCCAGTGGGTCCCATTGAACAGGATAGCAAAACAGAAGATGCAGTAGT from Ascaphus truei isolate aAscTru1 chromosome 21, aAscTru1.hap1, whole genome shotgun sequence includes the following:
- the LOC142472137 gene encoding protein CutA homolog; amino-acid sequence: MGSWRQRWQVVSQSWLRPGWMAVLLVMIGSCLMYPVLESICSQIHSTLTGSYISGTHSVAFINCPNEQIAKEIARGILEKKLAASVNIMPKTSSLYIWKGEIEESTEILLVVKTKSAKILELCGYIRFVHPFEIPDLISFPIDRGNPDYFKWIEEVVSEK